A genome region from Schlesneria paludicola DSM 18645 includes the following:
- a CDS encoding PPC domain-containing protein — MGNPRTWVLLLGLGLGLVGGTSVEAQSVALPAPRLLTTMPMGGKVGTRVEITITGENLEDADEMTFSDKRITATHKVDAAGKPEANKYLVDIAAECPVGLHEARVMTRLGVSTSRIFSVGTLSEVVQSQPNRTLATAIELTMNAVCNAVMTPRAVDYYSFHATKGQRVVVDCSARGIDSKLDAVLVIADAKGRDLLVERRSGWLDYLVPEDGTYVIKVHELTYGGGPAFFYRLALREFPVGASVERMPSSKTVSSFSWPPEGLAVQAAAAEVEPNNDRLRAQKITLPCDIAGSFYPAADVDVFEFEAKKGEVWWVEVASERFGLPTDPAVLVQHVTKTGETEKLTDVAELSDIPSPVKVSSNGYAYDGPPYNAGSSDVLGKIVIQEDGLHRLQLTDLFGGTRLDPRNVYRLVIRQAAPEFALVAWALHMELRNGDRNALSKPLALRGGATMALEVVAVRRDGFDGDIDLLMEGLPEGVTATGLKIPAGQSRGIMLVTAQPNAPRAFASAKLMGRGLVGETTITRPCHLASFAWPIPDSWGEIPNPRLMADVPVSVSGYELAPLTISPANRGVLTVTAGEKLTIPLVQARRTEFSGATMNLRTFGAGFDKNRSFDVSLTADSAEAVIDLGALKTPPGDYVIAFYGGAVAKYRHHPEEVTAAEAAHRQAQSDQAAADAEVQKLTDAVNAAAVEKKAEADQSLEQAVTRQKAAVTATALAAERLKKATQVATPNDLVDIVVSEPIAIHVNPAEKK; from the coding sequence ATGGGCAATCCCAGAACCTGGGTGCTGCTGTTGGGGTTGGGGCTGGGTCTGGTCGGTGGAACGTCTGTCGAGGCACAGTCCGTCGCCCTGCCTGCCCCGCGTCTGCTGACCACCATGCCGATGGGTGGAAAAGTTGGCACACGTGTCGAGATCACAATCACCGGCGAAAACCTGGAAGACGCCGATGAGATGACGTTTTCCGACAAACGAATCACGGCGACTCACAAAGTCGACGCCGCGGGAAAGCCCGAAGCAAACAAGTACCTTGTCGACATCGCCGCGGAGTGTCCCGTGGGATTGCACGAAGCCCGCGTCATGACGCGGCTGGGGGTCTCGACCTCGCGAATTTTTTCGGTGGGAACGCTGAGCGAAGTCGTCCAATCCCAGCCGAATCGCACGCTCGCGACGGCGATTGAACTGACGATGAACGCGGTCTGCAACGCCGTTATGACACCGCGGGCCGTCGACTACTATTCCTTTCATGCGACGAAGGGCCAGCGTGTCGTCGTCGATTGTTCCGCACGCGGGATTGATTCGAAACTTGACGCGGTCCTCGTGATCGCCGATGCCAAAGGCCGAGATCTGCTGGTCGAACGGCGGAGCGGTTGGTTGGACTATCTCGTTCCTGAAGACGGGACGTACGTCATCAAGGTGCATGAACTGACGTACGGTGGCGGTCCGGCATTTTTCTACCGACTGGCGCTACGAGAGTTTCCCGTTGGGGCCTCGGTCGAGCGGATGCCATCGTCCAAGACCGTCAGTTCCTTCTCGTGGCCGCCCGAAGGACTTGCGGTTCAGGCGGCGGCCGCCGAAGTCGAGCCGAACAATGATCGATTGCGCGCCCAAAAAATCACGTTGCCTTGCGATATCGCAGGATCATTCTATCCGGCCGCGGATGTGGATGTTTTTGAATTTGAAGCTAAAAAGGGTGAGGTCTGGTGGGTCGAAGTTGCCTCGGAACGATTCGGATTGCCAACCGATCCCGCGGTGCTGGTTCAGCACGTCACAAAGACGGGTGAAACCGAGAAATTGACCGACGTGGCCGAACTGAGCGACATTCCCAGCCCAGTCAAAGTCTCGAGCAATGGCTATGCCTATGATGGCCCGCCTTACAACGCAGGATCGTCCGATGTTCTGGGGAAAATTGTCATACAAGAAGATGGCCTGCATCGTCTGCAGTTGACCGACTTGTTCGGTGGTACGCGTCTTGATCCGCGCAACGTCTATCGGCTGGTGATTCGTCAGGCGGCTCCGGAATTTGCATTGGTGGCCTGGGCCCTGCACATGGAGTTGCGAAACGGTGATCGAAACGCCCTCTCGAAGCCCTTGGCCCTGCGTGGTGGTGCCACGATGGCGCTCGAGGTCGTCGCCGTTCGCCGTGATGGTTTTGATGGTGACATCGATCTGTTGATGGAAGGACTTCCGGAAGGGGTCACGGCCACCGGATTGAAAATACCCGCTGGCCAGTCGCGCGGAATTATGCTCGTCACCGCACAGCCGAATGCCCCGCGGGCCTTCGCGTCGGCCAAATTGATGGGTCGCGGTTTGGTGGGAGAAACGACGATCACGCGGCCCTGCCATCTGGCGTCGTTTGCATGGCCGATACCCGATTCGTGGGGCGAGATTCCCAATCCCCGTTTGATGGCCGATGTGCCGGTTTCGGTCAGTGGTTATGAACTGGCACCGCTCACGATTTCGCCTGCCAATCGTGGTGTGCTGACTGTGACGGCAGGTGAAAAGCTGACGATTCCGCTGGTTCAGGCCCGCCGCACGGAATTCTCGGGGGCGACCATGAATTTGCGGACGTTTGGTGCGGGCTTCGACAAGAATCGCTCGTTCGACGTTTCACTCACCGCCGATAGTGCGGAAGCGGTGATTGATTTGGGGGCGCTGAAAACCCCACCGGGTGACTATGTGATCGCGTTCTACGGGGGGGCCGTGGCGAAGTACCGGCATCATCCTGAAGAAGTGACCGCTGCGGAAGCCGCACATCGGCAGGCTCAAAGCGATCAGGCGGCCGCGGATGCGGAAGTCCAAAAACTGACAGACGCGGTAAATGCCGCCGCTGTGGAAAAGAAGGCGGAAGCGGATCAGTCACTGGAGCAGGCCGTCACGCGACAAAAGGCGGCTGTGACCGCGACGGCGCTGGCGGCAGAACGACTGAAAAAGGCTACGCAAGTGGCCACGCCAAATGATCTGGTCGATATTGTTGTTTCCGAACCGATTGCGATTCACGTCAATCCTGCGGAGAAAAAATGA
- a CDS encoding RtcB family protein, producing the protein MNTSQLRKLGVPDECLTAAIAGIQQAAKDGKAKGKAIKELIASVMAEPKAYETHPHFGQLARDLIEAAEFVRPEPIGYEVWGTDIDDACRAQMRQACALPMAVGAALMPDAHVGYGLPIGGVLALENAVVPYAVGVDIACRMKLSVLDIPTTELSENFHRFKSALDKGTRFGIGSAHERPQQHAVMDADWTVTRITREHRDKAWRQLGTSGSGNHFVEFGVMTLSQRDEELGLDAGEYVALMSHSGSRGTGAAVCDTYSNIARASLPKRYEDVGRLAWLDLASEAGQEYWAAMSLMGEYAAANHDVIHRLVSQIVGGKIISGIENHHNFAWKEVHDGREMIVHRKGATPAASGELGVIPGSMADPAFVVRGKGNAASFRSASHGAGRRMSRTAAREKYTWRSVQRDLEVKGVRVISAGADEVPYAYKNILDVMNAQQDLVEIVARFDPRIVKMSDDGRAED; encoded by the coding sequence ATGAATACATCGCAATTGCGGAAATTGGGGGTGCCCGACGAATGCCTGACGGCGGCGATTGCGGGAATTCAACAGGCGGCAAAAGACGGCAAGGCCAAAGGCAAGGCGATCAAGGAGTTGATTGCCAGCGTCATGGCCGAACCGAAGGCATACGAAACCCATCCGCACTTTGGACAACTGGCCCGTGATCTGATCGAAGCCGCCGAGTTCGTTCGTCCGGAACCGATTGGTTACGAGGTCTGGGGAACAGACATCGATGATGCCTGCCGGGCTCAGATGCGTCAGGCATGTGCGTTGCCCATGGCGGTCGGTGCGGCTCTGATGCCCGATGCGCATGTCGGTTATGGACTGCCGATCGGTGGTGTGCTGGCGCTGGAAAACGCCGTGGTTCCCTATGCGGTCGGTGTGGACATCGCTTGCCGCATGAAGCTGTCGGTTCTGGATATTCCGACCACGGAGCTGTCCGAAAACTTTCATCGCTTCAAATCGGCCTTGGATAAGGGGACGCGTTTCGGAATCGGGAGCGCGCATGAACGGCCCCAACAGCATGCAGTGATGGATGCCGATTGGACTGTGACGCGGATCACGCGCGAGCACCGGGATAAGGCCTGGCGTCAATTGGGAACGTCAGGTTCTGGAAATCACTTCGTCGAGTTTGGTGTGATGACATTATCACAGCGCGATGAGGAGCTGGGTTTGGACGCGGGCGAATATGTGGCGCTCATGAGTCATAGCGGAAGTCGCGGGACCGGAGCCGCCGTCTGCGACACGTACAGCAACATTGCCAGGGCCTCACTACCCAAGCGCTACGAAGATGTCGGCCGATTGGCATGGCTGGATCTGGCGAGTGAAGCCGGGCAAGAGTACTGGGCCGCGATGAGCCTGATGGGGGAGTACGCTGCGGCGAATCATGATGTCATCCATCGACTCGTTTCGCAGATTGTGGGGGGCAAGATCATTTCCGGGATTGAAAACCACCACAACTTCGCGTGGAAAGAAGTGCATGATGGCCGCGAGATGATCGTGCATCGCAAAGGCGCGACTCCCGCGGCCTCGGGCGAACTCGGTGTGATCCCCGGGTCGATGGCTGATCCTGCGTTTGTCGTCCGTGGCAAGGGAAACGCAGCCAGCTTCCGGTCCGCCTCACACGGGGCAGGACGAAGGATGAGTCGCACGGCCGCACGCGAGAAATACACCTGGCGATCGGTACAGCGCGACCTGGAAGTCAAAGGTGTACGAGTGATCTCGGCCGGTGCCGACGAGGTCCCGTACGCGTATAAAAACATCCTCGACGTGATGAACGCGCAACAAGACCTGGTCGAGATCGTGGCGCGATTCGATCCCCGGATCGTCAAGATGAGTGATGATGGACGGGCCGAAGATTGA
- a CDS encoding DUF1549 and DUF1553 domain-containing protein, which translates to MTAALTSADDRPVSFMNEIAPILTKAGCNAGVCHAKAGNGQNGFQLSLLGFEPQEDYEHLAKEARGRRLFAGSPDQSLLLQKASGRLPHGGGVRLNATSNEYALIREWIKQGAPFDAADAPTLVSFAVEPDHATLARKSETPLHAVARYSDGTIRDVTAMALYETNDVAMAEVTPGGVVKVMDISGNVAVMVRYQGRVAVFSASVPLGAPVDSLPPSKNFIDDQAFANLRVIGVPPSPVCDDSTFIRRVTLDVAGRLPTEEEVSSFLASNEPDKRDQWIDTLLRSTDYADFFAGKWTATLKNRRDDASDTIANFAFHAWVRDSLLANKPYDQFVRELLAATGTVIGNPPVAWYKRVKEPKQQLEDVAQLFLGVRMQCAQCHHHPFERWSQDDYYSLGAFFTQVGRKPSATRGEDLIFHKRGVATATNIKTGIALRPAALGDKLPEIAPDEDPRLKLADWMRSPENPFFAKALVNRYWKHFFHRGLIEPEDDIRDTNPPTNPALLDALAKSFIASGFDMKELVRAITRSQTYQLSELPNEYNLVDRQNYSRYYPRRLQAEVLLDAIDQLAGSQTDFASLPPGTRAIALPDNSYNRSSPFLRVFGRPEGESVCECERVQSSSLAQSLHLINSADIKSKLATAGGRAERLAKADTPPELKVRELYLAAFAREPRANELQTAVAYLNEPRVDANGSTVETQQANRENFQDLIWALINSKEFLFNH; encoded by the coding sequence ATGACGGCCGCTCTCACGTCGGCGGACGACCGCCCCGTCAGCTTCATGAATGAGATTGCCCCCATCCTGACGAAAGCCGGCTGCAATGCGGGCGTGTGCCATGCGAAAGCGGGCAACGGTCAGAACGGTTTTCAGCTCTCACTGCTCGGATTCGAACCGCAGGAAGACTACGAGCATCTCGCCAAAGAAGCCCGAGGCCGACGGTTGTTTGCGGGATCGCCCGACCAAAGCCTGCTGCTGCAGAAGGCGTCTGGTCGGCTGCCACATGGCGGCGGTGTGCGTTTGAATGCAACCTCGAACGAATACGCTTTGATTCGCGAATGGATCAAGCAAGGTGCCCCCTTCGACGCCGCAGACGCACCCACGTTGGTTTCGTTCGCCGTCGAACCTGACCACGCGACGCTCGCACGAAAATCGGAAACGCCACTGCATGCCGTCGCGCGCTACTCTGATGGCACCATTCGTGATGTCACCGCGATGGCGTTGTATGAGACCAATGATGTGGCGATGGCAGAAGTCACTCCGGGTGGCGTCGTCAAAGTCATGGATATTTCCGGAAACGTCGCCGTGATGGTGCGTTATCAGGGGCGAGTCGCCGTCTTCAGTGCGTCGGTTCCCCTGGGGGCTCCGGTTGATTCGCTCCCCCCCTCGAAAAACTTCATTGATGATCAGGCGTTCGCGAATCTTCGCGTGATTGGTGTCCCTCCCTCGCCCGTCTGCGACGATTCGACCTTCATCCGTCGGGTGACGCTGGATGTCGCCGGACGACTGCCAACCGAGGAAGAAGTGTCCTCGTTTCTGGCGAGTAATGAACCCGACAAACGCGACCAGTGGATCGACACACTGTTGCGAAGTACGGACTATGCCGACTTCTTCGCCGGAAAATGGACGGCGACATTAAAGAATCGGCGTGACGATGCCAGCGACACCATTGCGAACTTTGCCTTCCATGCCTGGGTGCGCGACAGTCTGCTGGCGAACAAACCGTACGATCAATTCGTGCGCGAGCTGTTGGCGGCAACAGGCACCGTGATTGGGAATCCTCCCGTTGCGTGGTACAAACGCGTCAAAGAACCGAAGCAGCAACTGGAAGACGTGGCGCAACTGTTCCTGGGTGTTCGCATGCAATGTGCCCAGTGCCATCATCATCCGTTTGAACGGTGGAGCCAGGACGATTACTACTCGTTGGGCGCGTTCTTTACGCAAGTCGGCCGCAAGCCTTCGGCGACGCGGGGCGAAGATCTGATTTTCCACAAACGCGGCGTCGCAACGGCGACCAATATCAAGACCGGAATCGCACTCAGGCCCGCGGCGCTGGGTGACAAGCTCCCTGAAATCGCACCCGATGAAGACCCTCGGCTAAAGTTGGCGGATTGGATGCGTTCACCCGAGAATCCCTTCTTCGCGAAAGCTTTGGTCAACCGCTACTGGAAGCACTTCTTTCATCGGGGCTTGATCGAACCGGAAGACGATATCCGTGACACCAACCCTCCCACGAATCCCGCGCTGCTGGACGCCCTCGCGAAAAGTTTTATCGCCAGTGGATTTGATATGAAGGAACTGGTCCGGGCCATCACCCGTTCGCAGACATATCAGTTAAGCGAACTGCCCAACGAGTACAATCTGGTCGACCGCCAGAACTACTCGCGCTACTACCCGCGTCGATTGCAGGCCGAGGTGCTGCTCGATGCGATTGACCAACTGGCAGGTAGTCAGACCGATTTTGCCAGTCTGCCCCCCGGCACGCGAGCCATCGCCCTTCCCGACAATAGTTACAACCGTTCATCACCTTTCCTGCGCGTTTTTGGACGGCCTGAAGGCGAAAGCGTCTGCGAATGCGAACGCGTGCAGTCGTCCAGCTTGGCGCAAAGTCTGCATCTCATCAATTCGGCCGATATCAAATCCAAATTGGCGACGGCAGGCGGTCGTGCAGAACGACTGGCGAAAGCCGACACACCCCCCGAATTGAAAGTCCGAGAACTGTATCTGGCGGCGTTCGCACGCGAGCCGCGAGCCAATGAATTGCAAACCGCCGTAGCCTATTTGAATGAACCGCGTGTTGACGCCAATGGCAGCACCGTCGAAACGCAGCAGGCGAATCGCGAGAACTTTCAGGACCTGATCTGGGCGTTGATCAATTCCAAAGAATTCCTCTTCAACCACTAA
- a CDS encoding acyl carrier protein: protein MTRRYDRDQILAGLILDVAECLQIEPDEVVVDGSFFGDLGGESIEILDLTFRIRKRFGISIRQEDLMEGWDRNEDGQLTAEAIVRLHERLPGIDWTSRLGDRPIIDPRDMLTIDVIAEVVYMSQSDPSSCGR from the coding sequence ATGACTCGTCGTTATGATCGCGATCAAATTCTGGCGGGACTGATTCTGGATGTCGCGGAGTGCCTGCAGATTGAACCGGACGAAGTGGTGGTCGATGGTTCGTTCTTCGGCGACCTCGGCGGCGAATCGATCGAGATCCTCGATCTGACATTTCGGATCAGAAAACGTTTTGGAATCTCCATCCGCCAAGAGGATCTGATGGAAGGCTGGGACCGCAACGAGGATGGTCAATTGACCGCCGAAGCGATTGTCAGACTGCACGAGCGGCTGCCTGGCATCGATTGGACGTCGCGACTTGGCGATCGGCCAATAATCGATCCACGTGACATGCTCACAATCGATGTCATTGCAGAGGTCGTCTACATGTCACAATCCGATCCTTCGTCCTGTGGACGATGA
- a CDS encoding beta-ketoacyl-[acyl-carrier-protein] synthase family protein, which yields MSTREPCRIVVTGIGLCTPFGPDRESSWREIVAGHSRTRWLNAPHWTGDSFMAGAPVWLPDHNHRRHREPLVDLALTTAAESLDHAGLDSATLAEMDVGIVFGTSKGGLHTFSRLFENQRAVGSHPSLSGRDTDGTADWLDVFPNQPAVAISRLIGGSGPVLCPIAACATGLAACLRGAELIQSGGCDIVLAGSSDASLQPALLGSFRRLGVVSRESEDPATACRPFDRRRSGFVVGEGAACLVLERLDSALQRGAKIEAEWLGGRMLTDPFGLTQLDPEGQSLKRLLSDLRTLDSATPDYINLHGTGTLANDSVECQAIRTVFGSATDDFTCSSLKGGMGHLLGAAGSVELAATVLAIRDQVAPPTVNLTEIDADCTLNHVAGIARPQQIDRAWKLSLGFGGHLAGACLGRFDR from the coding sequence ATGTCTACGCGTGAGCCTTGTCGAATCGTTGTCACCGGAATTGGACTGTGTACGCCGTTCGGACCCGATCGTGAGTCGTCCTGGCGTGAAATCGTCGCAGGGCACAGCCGTACTCGTTGGTTGAACGCCCCACACTGGACGGGTGATTCGTTCATGGCGGGGGCTCCCGTTTGGCTTCCTGATCATAATCATCGTCGGCATCGTGAACCGCTCGTGGATCTGGCGCTCACCACGGCGGCCGAATCGCTCGACCATGCTGGACTCGATTCCGCCACGCTGGCGGAAATGGATGTCGGCATCGTCTTTGGCACCAGCAAGGGCGGATTGCATACCTTTTCACGCCTGTTCGAGAATCAGCGTGCGGTGGGAAGTCATCCGTCGTTGTCCGGCCGCGACACCGACGGCACGGCGGATTGGTTGGATGTGTTTCCGAATCAACCCGCGGTGGCGATTTCCCGCCTGATCGGCGGATCAGGTCCTGTGCTGTGCCCGATTGCCGCATGTGCCACCGGCCTGGCGGCCTGCCTGCGCGGGGCGGAACTGATTCAAAGCGGTGGGTGCGACATCGTCTTGGCAGGCAGTTCCGATGCCTCGCTGCAGCCCGCCCTGCTCGGCTCCTTCCGGCGATTGGGAGTGGTCTCGCGCGAGTCCGAAGATCCTGCGACGGCGTGCCGTCCGTTTGATCGTCGTCGATCCGGGTTTGTCGTTGGCGAAGGGGCCGCATGCCTGGTGCTTGAACGGCTGGATTCGGCGCTCCAACGTGGAGCGAAAATCGAAGCCGAATGGCTCGGCGGAAGAATGCTGACGGATCCGTTTGGATTGACACAACTTGACCCCGAAGGTCAGTCGCTGAAACGGCTGTTGAGTGATCTGCGGACCCTCGACTCTGCCACTCCTGACTACATCAACCTGCACGGCACCGGCACTCTGGCCAATGACTCGGTCGAATGCCAGGCGATTCGGACGGTGTTCGGATCGGCGACAGACGACTTCACCTGTTCCAGCTTGAAAGGCGGGATGGGGCATCTGTTGGGGGCGGCGGGCAGCGTTGAACTGGCGGCGACCGTGCTTGCCATTCGCGATCAAGTTGCGCCGCCGACCGTGAATCTGACCGAAATCGATGCGGACTGTACATTGAATCATGTGGCAGGCATCGCTCGCCCTCAACAAATCGATCGTGCCTGGAAGCTGTCGCTGGGGTTTGGCGGGCACCTGGCGGGGGCCTGTCTGGGGCGATTTGATCGCTGA
- a CDS encoding L,D-transpeptidase family protein, translated as MFRGHMPALTLFVFGIGIGIGLCWSSGFIPLSYSPAKSGTLSVEVARREPLPAPNDSISDAARRLAIEAANEERDVVAQQTEPEVDASPIVTASSRQSVDRSSTASERRTADSSVDEFEGSNAAENRPGPPIRLRRAAAKMDPSQGVRETAREKARIKAAAYQDPSTTESDNRELRTETRTEEQSLKERLAAAEDKLAAGETLVAHREFSKLYWDHKEFRPQLQEIIDSTARAIFFDAKPHYVDPYEVEPGNQLRVIAKKYQLSAEYLAKLNRVDPRRIQIGQKLKVMKGPFGAVVDLKEFALTVHLQGYYVKRYEVGIGKDSSSPLGKFAVLDKMENPQYTDSRTGKVIEGNDPQNPLGKRWISLGNSYGIHGTIDPDSIGKAESRGCIRMRDRDIIEVYDFLVKGSEVMLRE; from the coding sequence ATGTTCCGCGGTCACATGCCAGCGTTGACGCTGTTCGTGTTTGGCATTGGAATCGGTATTGGACTCTGCTGGAGTAGCGGGTTCATTCCGCTCTCGTACTCGCCTGCAAAAAGTGGCACGCTCAGTGTTGAGGTGGCCCGTCGCGAGCCGTTGCCAGCGCCCAACGATTCGATATCGGATGCCGCTCGCCGTCTTGCAATCGAGGCGGCCAACGAAGAACGCGATGTGGTTGCCCAGCAGACCGAACCCGAAGTGGATGCGTCACCGATTGTGACCGCCAGTTCGCGCCAGTCGGTCGATCGTTCCTCGACGGCATCGGAACGCCGCACGGCCGATTCGTCAGTCGATGAATTTGAGGGTTCCAACGCGGCAGAGAACCGGCCCGGGCCACCAATTCGGCTTCGGCGTGCCGCGGCGAAAATGGATCCCTCGCAAGGCGTGCGTGAAACCGCTCGTGAAAAAGCACGCATCAAGGCCGCGGCGTATCAGGATCCGAGTACCACGGAAAGCGACAACCGCGAATTGCGAACTGAAACGCGAACCGAAGAACAGTCGCTCAAGGAACGTCTGGCCGCGGCGGAAGACAAACTGGCGGCGGGCGAGACACTGGTCGCCCATCGTGAATTCTCGAAGCTCTATTGGGACCACAAAGAGTTCCGACCCCAGCTTCAGGAAATCATCGATAGCACCGCCCGCGCGATTTTCTTCGATGCCAAACCACACTACGTCGATCCCTACGAAGTGGAACCCGGAAACCAACTGCGGGTGATTGCGAAGAAGTATCAGTTGTCAGCGGAATACCTGGCAAAATTGAATCGCGTCGATCCCCGTCGAATTCAAATTGGTCAGAAGCTGAAGGTGATGAAGGGACCCTTCGGGGCCGTCGTCGATCTGAAAGAATTCGCGTTGACGGTGCATTTGCAGGGCTACTACGTCAAGCGTTACGAGGTCGGCATCGGGAAAGACAGTTCCTCGCCGCTTGGCAAATTTGCCGTTCTCGACAAGATGGAAAACCCACAGTACACCGATAGCCGAACCGGCAAGGTTATCGAAGGAAACGATCCACAGAATCCGCTGGGAAAACGCTGGATTTCGCTGGGCAATAGCTACGGCATCCACGGAACCATTGACCCCGACTCCATCGGCAAGGCCGAATCCCGCGGCTGCATCCGCATGCGCGACCGCGACATCATCGAAGTCTACGACTTCCTGGTCAAAGGCTCGGAAGTCATGCTGCGCGAGTGA
- a CDS encoding tyrosine-type recombinase/integrase, whose translation MKKASQAQAPWDITADMFLSEREVTELLAFIRDRQTATSGDARTRATVDRLIIEILLFSGLRNSELCHLRVRDALEGKALSAIRVLGTPKQDRWVYIPANLWCAIEQYIRETRGGGAADDANLDEQSQTLILNERGRPYDRTALYRRVVRILTEAGLKDRASVQLLRHTYGFLAYKRTGGNLLFVQQQLGHAHPMVTAIYAQFVEFSYSHLANHVGGEVHAEPLSAPKRLTKPTRDKGKSA comes from the coding sequence ATGAAGAAGGCGTCGCAAGCACAGGCTCCCTGGGACATCACCGCTGATATGTTTCTTTCTGAACGCGAGGTCACTGAACTTCTCGCGTTCATTCGTGATCGTCAAACCGCCACTTCCGGTGATGCTCGCACGCGAGCGACCGTTGATCGGCTGATTATCGAGATCCTGCTATTCTCGGGACTCAGAAACTCAGAACTTTGCCATTTGCGAGTCCGCGATGCCCTTGAGGGAAAGGCACTCTCTGCCATCCGCGTGCTGGGGACACCGAAACAGGACCGGTGGGTCTACATCCCCGCCAATCTCTGGTGCGCGATCGAGCAGTACATCCGGGAAACGCGAGGGGGTGGTGCTGCGGATGACGCAAATCTGGATGAACAATCACAGACGTTGATCTTGAATGAACGCGGCCGGCCCTATGATCGGACCGCTCTTTATCGGCGCGTGGTCCGGATTCTGACCGAGGCGGGTTTAAAGGATCGCGCCAGTGTGCAATTGCTCCGGCACACCTACGGCTTTCTCGCCTACAAGCGAACCGGGGGAAACCTGTTGTTTGTCCAGCAACAACTTGGACACGCCCATCCGATGGTGACGGCCATCTATGCCCAATTCGTCGAATTCTCGTATTCCCATCTCGCCAATCACGTCGGTGGCGAGGTTCACGCTGAACCTCTCAGCGCGCCGAAACGACTGACGAAACCCACTCGTGATAAAGGAAAATCCGCATGA